A window from Desulfobacterales bacterium encodes these proteins:
- a CDS encoding diguanylate cyclase produces the protein MAEKSTILIVDDQPANLLALEGLLEDLDLSIVTATSGNQALSLMLEHDFALVLLDVQMPDMDGFEAATLMRGRKETRHVPIIFVTALNKGKKYIFKGYEAGAVDYLAKPIEPEILKSKVRIFLELDRQKKLLEEHAILLDLKVRELLEAQQQLKKANVQLKHLSVLDGLTGIPNRRRFDDFFSLEWRRASREHTPLSLIIIDIDYFKAYNDRHGHQAGDECLKLVSAALGKALMRPTDLIARYGGEEFVAVLPETAPRGALHIAKLLHRNVEKLAIPHADSTVAGHVTISLGVSTTVPTQDTDPGILLENADQALYRAKQEGRNRIVTINC, from the coding sequence GCACCATTCTCATTGTTGACGATCAGCCGGCCAACCTCCTTGCTCTGGAAGGTCTGCTCGAGGACCTGGACCTGAGCATCGTCACCGCGACCTCCGGCAACCAGGCATTGAGCCTGATGCTTGAGCACGATTTTGCCCTGGTGCTCCTCGACGTGCAGATGCCGGACATGGATGGTTTTGAGGCCGCGACCCTGATGCGCGGCCGCAAGGAGACCCGCCATGTGCCGATCATCTTTGTCACCGCCCTTAACAAGGGGAAAAAATATATCTTCAAGGGATACGAGGCCGGGGCGGTTGACTATCTGGCCAAACCGATTGAGCCGGAAATCCTCAAGAGCAAGGTGCGGATCTTTCTCGAACTCGACCGGCAGAAGAAGCTGCTGGAAGAGCACGCCATCCTCCTTGACCTCAAGGTCCGGGAACTGCTGGAGGCCCAGCAGCAACTCAAGAAGGCCAATGTTCAACTCAAGCACCTTTCAGTGCTCGACGGCCTGACCGGGATCCCCAACCGCCGCCGGTTTGACGACTTTTTCAGTCTGGAATGGCGGCGGGCCAGCCGCGAGCACACCCCCCTCTCCCTGATCATCATCGACATCGACTACTTCAAGGCATATAACGACCGCCACGGCCACCAGGCCGGCGACGAGTGTCTGAAGCTGGTATCCGCCGCCCTGGGCAAGGCCCTGATGCGGCCCACCGATCTGATCGCCCGCTACGGCGGGGAAGAGTTCGTTGCCGTGCTGCCGGAAACAGCCCCCAGGGGAGCGCTCCATATCGCCAAACTGCTGCACCGCAACGTGGAAAAACTGGCTATCCCCCATGCCGATTCCACCGTGGCCGGCCATGTGACCATCAGCCTCGGGGTCTCCACCACCGTTCCCACCCAGGACACCGACCCCGGAATCCTGCTCGAAAACGCGGACCAGGCCCTGTATCGGGCCAAGCAGGAAGGCCGCAACCGGATCGTCACCATCAACTGCTGA
- a CDS encoding YdbL family protein yields MMKISRIVQTVLALGLVLAFVSGTQAFGGDIKARMRARLPDINALKAQGVIGENNRGFLEFVAAARDQEKVIQAENNDRQLVYRAIAQQQGTSAELVGQRRARQIAERAAPGEWLQDSEGKWYRK; encoded by the coding sequence ATGATGAAGATCTCTCGAATAGTGCAGACAGTGTTGGCCCTGGGGTTGGTCCTGGCCTTTGTCAGCGGGACCCAGGCCTTTGGCGGGGATATCAAGGCGCGGATGCGGGCGAGGTTGCCGGATATCAACGCGCTCAAGGCCCAGGGGGTGATCGGCGAGAACAACCGGGGTTTTCTAGAGTTCGTGGCCGCGGCCCGGGACCAGGAAAAGGTGATCCAGGCCGAGAACAATGACCGGCAGCTGGTCTACCGGGCCATTGCCCAACAGCAGGGAACAAGCGCCGAACTGGTCGGCCAGCGGCGGGCCCGGCAGATTGCCGAACGGGCCGCGCCGGGCGAATGGCTCCAGGACAGTGAAGGGAAGTGGTACCGTAAATAG